CTTACCGTACTCCTAAAACAGATGGAGGTAACTTTATCCCCAATACGGTGAGATACAGCACGGCTTCACTGACCGGAATTGATAAAGTTAAATACATGGATACAAAAGCAATCAATAAAGTGGATCACGATTGGCTTTTAGGCGGCGAACTGGCTGCATACAGTCACGGGCTCCGTTTCCAAAGTGAATATATCCTGAACCAGACTCACCGTATGGAGGGTTTGCCAACTGAAAAGTTTAACGGATATTATGCTGAAGCTGCCTGCATGCTGTTTGGCGGTCAACAAAAGTATGTTGCCGGCAAAGGTGCTTTTACCCAGCCAACCTGTGGAAAAGAGTGGGGAGATATTGAAGTGGCAGCACGTTATGACCGTCTTGATATGAATTCCATCAATGTCAAAGGGGGACAATCGGATGCATTAACCTTGGGCGTAAACTATTATGCCAGTAAATATCTTAAATTTCAATTAAATTACTCTTATGTGAACCACGATATATATGCCAATGGCGGTGGAACCATCGGAGTAGGATATACGAGCAACGGAGAGGTCACTAAAGAACCTGCAAAGGTTGATGAAAGTCGTGGCAAGTCGGGCAATAATTACAGTATTGTCACTCTTCGTGCTCAACTAAACTTCTAAAATGGCACAGGAGATTGAGCGGAAGTTCTTAGTGAAAGGGGAGTTCAAGCCAGAGGCTTATTCCTCCAGTCACATCGTACAAGGATACATAAGCAGTGTGCGTGGGCGCACTGTCCGTGTACGGATTCGCGATGAAAAGGGATATCTCACCATTAAAGGTGCGGCCAATGCTTCGGGCACAAGCCGCTACGAATGGGAAAAAGAGATTCCGCTTGGAGAGGCGCAAGAACTGATGAAGCTTTGTGAGCCCGGCATTATCGATAAAACCAGGTATCTGGTGAGAAGCGGACGCCATATCTTTGAAATAGACGAGTTTTGCGGGGAAAATGAGGGGCTTGTAATAGCCGAAGTGGAACTGGGCTCGGAAGATGAATCTTTTGAGAAGCCTCCTTTTGTAGGCGAAGAGGTAACCGGAGATATCCGTTATTACAATTCGCAACTGATGAAGAATCCTTATTCCAACTGGAAATAGTACCATATAACTTAAAATAAATGATTATGGAGAAGTTCTATCAATTGTTCCCTCAGGAACTGGTTACATTTGTACTGGTAACGTTGTTTTCACTCCTCATAGGTCTTTCACAGCGTAAGTTGAGCCTGAAGAAGGAGGGAGAAGGGGTTGAGAAAACCTTTTTTGGAACCGACCGCACCTTTACTTTCATTGGGATACTAGGCTACCTTCTCTATATTCTTGATCCGGCCAATCTTATACCTTTTATGGGAGGTGGATTTGCACTGGTCATTCTTTTCGGGCTGAACTATTATGTAAAAATGTCTCAGCACAATATCTTTGGAATTACCAGCATTGTTACCGGACTGATAACCTATTGTCTGGCGCCCATTGTGGTTACGCAGCCCTCCTGGTTTTATGTCATGGTGGTGGTCACCGTACTTCTGTTTTCGGAAATGAAACACACCTTTGTTGAGATTGCCCAACATATGCAGAACGACGAGATGATTACCCTTGCCAAGTTCCTGGCAATTAGTGGTATTATCCTTCCGATGCTTCCAAATGAGAACTTGATTCCCGGTATTAATCTTACTCCTTATACCATTTGGTTGGCTACAGTCGTGGTTTCTGGTATATCCTACCTCTCTTACCTGCTGAAAAGATATGTTTTCAAGGAGTCGGGGACACTGCTCTCGGGCATTATTGGCGGACTTTACAGCAGCACTGCCACTATTTCGGTGCTGGCACGCCGATGCAAGCATGCAAAAGAGAGGGAAATTCCAGATTATGTAGCTTCAATGCTTATGGCAGTGAGCATGATGTATCTGCGGTTACTGATTCTGATACCTATCTTCAGTCTCAAGATTTTCGTGTCAGCCTATCCCTATCTGCTTATAATGGCTGTTGTTTCGGCGGCTGTGGCATGGTATATTCATAAAAAAGGTGATTCTACGGAGGCTATGGAAAAGACAGAGGACGACGACGATGATAGCAGTAACCCGCTAGAGTTTAAGGTTGCCCTGATTTTTGCTTTCTTATTTGTATTGTTCACGGTGGTTACTCATTACACCCTGATCTATACCGGAACCGGAGGACTCAATGTTCTTTCCTTCTTATCAGGTTTGAGCGATATTACCCCGTTTATCTTAACGCTGCTTCAAGATACCGGAAGCGTGGCGATAGGTGTGGCAGTAGCATGTATAATGCAGGCTATTATCAGCAACAACCTGATGAAGATGTGCTATGCACTCTTCTTCTCGGGCAGAAGGAAAGAGATGCTCCCTTTCCTGACTACCGGTTTTTCTGTTGTTATAGCCGTTAATGTAGCTCTACTTATCTTCTTTTATCTCTAGTTTCTCCGGAAATAAACAAATAGTAAGCAGCCCTCTTATTTTTCTCAGGATTCTGAAGAAATTGATAAGGGGGCTGCTTTGTTCTCTTTTACCAGGCTTTGAATTAAGTGTGATCAAGAGAACTTTCGTTTATGTATTACAGTTTAATAAACTCAACTCTACGGTTCTTAGCCTTGTTCTCAACGCTGTTATTGGTTGCAATGGGTTCTGTCTTGCCTTTGCCGTCTGTTTCAATTCTGGAGCCATCAATCTTGAATTCATCAATTAGGCATTGCTTCACGTTTGCAGCTCTTCTTTTCGAAAGGTCCAGATTCATGGCGTCATCGCCATCGCTGTCGGTATGACCAACAATCTTTATCCTTACCGCTGGGTTCTCATTCAGAACATTAGCAATATCCCGGATTGAACCATAAGATTCAGGCTTTACCACATCTTTTCCCGTATCGAAATAAATGCCATACGAAATAACCTTTCCTTCGGTAAGCAATTTGCTTCGTGTATCTGGTGAAGCGGTGGTTATTTTCAGGTTGGTGATGTAGGGCAGACTGTTGCGGTCCCACCCGTTGAATACAATTTTGTTGAACTTGGTCGTGCTATGAATATTGGTCGGAATATCCAGCACTTTTGCTCCCTGGTGGTATATCCGTACTCTTCTTTTCTGCACCCAGATAATTACGTGGTTCACCTTTTCCTTTACCACCGGATTTATTTCCGATGAACCGCTCAATGATTCACCGCCCGATTTGTTTTCATATCCTGTGGTTTCCCAACGGTCGTCCACGATAATGAGTTTCAAACCATGCAAGCCCGGCCATGCATCATCATTTATCTCTTGTGGCCTCTGAGGGTCTTCTTCATACATATTCAATATTATTCCCCGGGAATAGTTCTTGTCCGGAATAAAGTCGAACTCAAAAATAAAGTTTTCGGGGAATGCAATCTTTTTAGTATAGCAATATACCCCATCTTTGCCGTTAAGATGGAACCAGTTTCCCGGTGCAATATTTACCTTTTTAACTTCACCGGTACTGTTTCCTGTCCAGTTTGTAGGAAAGTCCCCAATAGCATCCTGCGAGAAATCTTCGAAATAGATAATCTTATCACCCGGCACAAAATCGTATTTTGAATAGCTTTCCAAACCACCTTTTTCTTCATCTCCCTGAGGATTTACCTTGCCTTGGTCATCTTTATTCTTATTTTCGGTCTTTTTATCCTTTTTATTCAGCTCCTTGTCGATTGTTTGGTCAGTCTTCTTTTCTAACTTCTTTTCGACCTTGTCTGTTACCTTATCACCCAATTTCTTAAGCCATCCCTGTGCATTGGAATTGGTGCAGAGAAACAGGAACATAACTAAATAGAAAATGCTGCTTTTTTTCATGGCACTAATTGTTTGAAATGCAGTCTACTGCTTTAAAAAAGAATGAATAAAGCTCCAAGCAGTAGTGAAATTAATATAGATACGATTATGACAAAGACTATGGATGTGAGGAAATAGGAAGTAACTTTGTCTTCCGGTGTTTTCATCATAGGTGCGATGCCCAGATAGAGTATGTAGAGTCCGTACAATCCGAAGATTACTGCAATGCCCGACAGGCTTGGTATAATATAGAGAATGCCTGCCACGCACATTGGTGTATAAGAATATGCAACCAACTGGAATGCTTTATCAAAACTTTCTGTGGAAGCAAACTTAGGGGCCAACCAGGTTAAGATAAAAGCTGATAGATAAGCTCCTAAAATAATACCTACAAACGAGGTTACTGCCTGACGGACGGCCATATCCATTAAGCCTATATGAATGTCAATTACCCTATATCCAACTAATCCATAGCCTATCAGGTTTCCAACTGCGGGAATTATTGCCAGCAGAATCAGGTATGTTGTTAATACCTGGGTTGAATTCTTTTGTTCAGAGTCAATAACCAGCCATTCGGTTTTGGGAGAAAGGATGATTCTTTTTGCTCGCTCGATAATATTCATAGTGTTTTGATCTTTAATTTGTTATTTGACAATCATGATTCTATTTCTTTTGTTTGTGTAATTCATATTGAAAATTACCGTGATAGGAAATTCCTTGCCTGTTGATCGGAGTAACATAAATGTCAGCTTTACCAGATGTATAAATGGAAATAGAATAAGTGATATTATCATCTGGCGAACTTGTTTTGAATTGTATGTTAGCAGTACCGTCTTTCTTATATTTCAGTTCATAGTTGGTTATTGGAGCATTAAAGATCAGCCCGCTACCGCCACCATAAGGAATATTATATGCTACACCATAGTATGGAAGATATGAATAAACGGAGTCATTCCTTACTGTTAAGCTGTACATGGAAGTCAGGTTGATGCTTGCCCCTGTCATGGGATAGGCTATATCTACATCGATCTTAATCTTTTGAGCATTTACCAACTCCTTGATGGCATTGATCCTTGCTTCTTTTTTCTCCTTTTTACTCTGAGCGTTTACCGGCAAAGAGAGCCCTAACACGAGGACAAGCAGATAAATAAGTTTATTTGTACTTTTCATATCTGTAGATTTTTATATTTCAGATATAAAACGTTTTAAATACTTGAAATGTTCCCTCGATAATGAACTGATATTGTATTATTTCTATAAAAAAAGTGAATGAAAAAAGATAATTGTCAGTTGCTGTTGTTTGCACATTTATCTATGTAAATCAGTCTAGATTATAAGAAAGAAGTTTATAGGTCAAAATATAGTTATACAGACTTAAAGATGAGAAAAATTCTTGTGTAACCTGGCTGTGGTTGGTCTGAAAAGCTGTATTAAGCTATTCTTTATAATTGAAAGTTCTGAGTCCGGATGAAATATCAGGTAAACGTAATGGCCTTTATTTATTTGAATGCCTCTAAAATTATCTTTGACCCGGGTGGAGAAGCTGGGTACATCCGGGTGTAAGGGGGCTGTACATCCGGATTTAGAGATATCGTACACCCGGGTGTACAGAGGAACTTATCACCTTCTTTTTTATAAAGGTTATTACCGATAATTGAACATGTGTCTTCAGTAATAAACTTTCTGGGAAAGTTGTTTAGCTATTGCCTGGTTCGCTAATAGATTCTGAAGCACAATTTTATTGCTCGGATTCTGGTTTTTTATTCAAGTCAATTACTGTTCTGGGAATAAAGCTTTCTGGAACCGGCATATCATAGACAGATTTCCGTAAGAATGTGCGCAGCGATTGCCAGTCCTTGAATTGTTGCTGCTCTTCGACTGAGATTAGCTTTCCTATTCCGATGCGAGGATTTTGCTTACTTTTATTGAATACCTCATAAGGCATCCTTACAAGCCTTACCTTCCAGTCTATCAGCCCCAGTGAAAAGAAGAAGGGAGAATTCTGATCAAAGAATCGGATGGGTACAATAGGAACCTCCGCCTTCTGAATAAGCCGTATTATGCTTTCCTGCCATTCACGATCTCTGACGCACCTGTCGCGCAAACTGAGATCAGATACGGCACCTGAAGGAAAGAAACCGACAGGATGTCCCTCCTTTAATCGATTTAGTGTTTCGCGGATGCCGTTAACGCTTGCAGTAGAGATGCCATTGTCTTTTTTACCTTTTGGTCTGACAGGAATAAAATTTTCTTCCATTGCCTTAATCTGGCAAAGGAACTGGTTGACCATTACCTTGTAATCCGGACGTATGCCAGCCATTAAATCAATTAGCATAATTCCGTCGAGTCCGCCATAAGGATGGTTCGAAATGGTAATGAATGCTCCCTCGGGAAGGTGTTTTAGCCGTTCTATATTCCCTATGCGGTAATTTACTCCGAGGTCATTCAACAAACTTGCTGCAAAACTGGAGCCGGAATGTTCGCACGAATTTGCGTACAATCTGTTAACCTTATCCATTGCAAATAAACGTATTGCAAATTTTGCCAAGTGGTTTCCTACTTTCCCTTTGAATATGGGTGAGATGTTTTCCAGATCTGTTATGTCAATTAATTCTTTTTCCAAACCGATATAATAGATTTATTAATACTAGACTCCTGTTAAAGTTTGCTTTTGATAGAGTTGGGAGCGCTTTTCTTAAATACCCAGTAATGCTGAAGGGTATAGTTTATTCCTAGAGAGACAATCAGATCGGTTATTATGCGGCTAAACTCATAACTTATATGATGAAATGTTGTAATATAATAGGTTCCGCCCGCCTTTAGCAGGATGCTGTTAATAACAACAAATGCAAACCGGGTTAGTTGTTTCCAGTAAGAATATTTATAATTGCAACTCTTTGATTGAAAAGTCCAGGACTTGTTTAAGGAAAAATTGATGAATGCGCCCACTATTCCGCCAATGGCGATTGAGACTGTATAATGTACACCTAGAAGTTCGGTGCATAAAATCATGATTATATAGTCAACTATTCCGCCTATTCCAGATGATATCTGGGCTTTAGTGAACACAAATAGTTTTTCAATCATCTCCTTTATTCAGTTTGTTTTCTCTATCAGTAATGTCGCGTGAATCTGCCATATTCAGTAGCTTGTTGGTATCAGTCAGATTGGCAATGAAAAGCATGATACAGATAATGACTCCCGAATAAATAATAGAATCTTCAATAAGCACTTCGAGTATTAAAATCATCGAAATAAGGATTCTTACTTCCGTTGGGCCGAATAAGCCGCTGTCTATGCTGTATTTATCTGTAATTTTATATCTTAGTAAAGTTGTAATCATTTCCCAGCCGTACATAACTACGAAACCGAATCCCAGGAATTTCCATGGGCCATCAACGTATATCACGTATCCCAAACCTATCAGTATTGTTGTAATCCAGTCGACAGTGATATCCAGCGAGAAACCGTACCATTTACGAGGAGTTTTACGGTAATAGGCAATTCTTCCATCGAGCGAATCGCCCAGCCAGTTGATAGCAAATCCCAGAATACCCAATAAGAGGTAGTTGATGTGGATATAGGCTGCAAGTACGAAACTACCTGCGGTAATTATGCTTCCAACCATCCCGATCGAGGTTAGCATGTTCGGGGTGATGCAGGATGGAGTATGCTCCACAAGAAAAGCAAGTGCTTTCTGTTCCTGAACCTTAAGTAGGTTAGTTCGATGGCGTCCTTTTGAAATGGTATTTAATGTTTCTATTTTGTCACGTGATAGCTTATTTCTCATTATGCTGTTTTAAAATTAATAAAATCATTAACAAGCTGTTAATTTTGTGTTGTAGCGATGTGTATTTGGGCAAAGGTAAAGAAAAGATTTAATTTATGTGAATTTCTTTTCGTGAAACATTATTAATAACTGTTGTAAAGAACTGTTTTTGGAATGTTTTATAAAGAATTTGAGGGAAGAAGGAGGAATAAAAAAGACCCGCAAGTATCTTGCAGGTCTTTTAAGTGCGGCTGAAGGGACTCGAACCCCCACGACTCTCGTCACCAGATCCTAAGTCTGGCGCGGCTACCAATTACGCCACAGCCGCTTTTGCGGTTGATATCGCACTTTTTTGTTTAGCGATGCAAAGGTAGGAATAATTTTCTATTCTCCAAACAAAATGCCTATTTATTTCCTATTGTTTTAAAAATGCACGTGCTCGTTCAATGATGGTATCTATCCCTCTGTTATAGTCTGCAGAAGTAATATCTACTTTAATATCAGGATCTATACCCCATTCTATCTGGCTCATATCGGAAGCATAATGGGGGCTGGAAGAAAACCGTACACTCCATCCGTTAGGCAGTTCAGAAGAGGTGGGAAGACCCGATCCACCACCGGTTTTATCGCCGATGATTGTAACCAGAGGCAAAATTCGC
The Bacteroides sedimenti genome window above contains:
- a CDS encoding CYTH domain-containing protein is translated as MAQEIERKFLVKGEFKPEAYSSSHIVQGYISSVRGRTVRVRIRDEKGYLTIKGAANASGTSRYEWEKEIPLGEAQELMKLCEPGIIDKTRYLVRSGRHIFEIDEFCGENEGLVIAEVELGSEDESFEKPPFVGEEVTGDIRYYNSQLMKNPYSNWK
- a CDS encoding MgtC/SapB family protein: MEKFYQLFPQELVTFVLVTLFSLLIGLSQRKLSLKKEGEGVEKTFFGTDRTFTFIGILGYLLYILDPANLIPFMGGGFALVILFGLNYYVKMSQHNIFGITSIVTGLITYCLAPIVVTQPSWFYVMVVVTVLLFSEMKHTFVEIAQHMQNDEMITLAKFLAISGIILPMLPNENLIPGINLTPYTIWLATVVVSGISYLSYLLKRYVFKESGTLLSGIIGGLYSSTATISVLARRCKHAKEREIPDYVASMLMAVSMMYLRLLILIPIFSLKIFVSAYPYLLIMAVVSAAVAWYIHKKGDSTEAMEKTEDDDDDSSNPLEFKVALIFAFLFVLFTVVTHYTLIYTGTGGLNVLSFLSGLSDITPFILTLLQDTGSVAIGVAVACIMQAIISNNLMKMCYALFFSGRRKEMLPFLTTGFSVVIAVNVALLIFFYL
- a CDS encoding OmpA family protein — encoded protein: MKKSSIFYLVMFLFLCTNSNAQGWLKKLGDKVTDKVEKKLEKKTDQTIDKELNKKDKKTENKNKDDQGKVNPQGDEEKGGLESYSKYDFVPGDKIIYFEDFSQDAIGDFPTNWTGNSTGEVKKVNIAPGNWFHLNGKDGVYCYTKKIAFPENFIFEFDFIPDKNYSRGIILNMYEEDPQRPQEINDDAWPGLHGLKLIIVDDRWETTGYENKSGGESLSGSSEINPVVKEKVNHVIIWVQKRRVRIYHQGAKVLDIPTNIHSTTKFNKIVFNGWDRNSLPYITNLKITTASPDTRSKLLTEGKVISYGIYFDTGKDVVKPESYGSIRDIANVLNENPAVRIKIVGHTDSDGDDAMNLDLSKRRAANVKQCLIDEFKIDGSRIETDGKGKTEPIATNNSVENKAKNRRVEFIKL
- a CDS encoding Yip1 family protein → MNIIERAKRIILSPKTEWLVIDSEQKNSTQVLTTYLILLAIIPAVGNLIGYGLVGYRVIDIHIGLMDMAVRQAVTSFVGIILGAYLSAFILTWLAPKFASTESFDKAFQLVAYSYTPMCVAGILYIIPSLSGIAVIFGLYGLYILYLGIAPMMKTPEDKVTSYFLTSIVFVIIVSILISLLLGALFILF
- a CDS encoding DUF4251 domain-containing protein, whose amino-acid sequence is MKSTNKLIYLLVLVLGLSLPVNAQSKKEKKEARINAIKELVNAQKIKIDVDIAYPMTGASINLTSMYSLTVRNDSVYSYLPYYGVAYNIPYGGGSGLIFNAPITNYELKYKKDGTANIQFKTSSPDDNITYSISIYTSGKADIYVTPINRQGISYHGNFQYELHKQKK
- a CDS encoding 1-acyl-sn-glycerol-3-phosphate acyltransferase, whose product is MEKELIDITDLENISPIFKGKVGNHLAKFAIRLFAMDKVNRLYANSCEHSGSSFAASLLNDLGVNYRIGNIERLKHLPEGAFITISNHPYGGLDGIMLIDLMAGIRPDYKVMVNQFLCQIKAMEENFIPVRPKGKKDNGISTASVNGIRETLNRLKEGHPVGFFPSGAVSDLSLRDRCVRDREWQESIIRLIQKAEVPIVPIRFFDQNSPFFFSLGLIDWKVRLVRMPYEVFNKSKQNPRIGIGKLISVEEQQQFKDWQSLRTFLRKSVYDMPVPESFIPRTVIDLNKKPESEQ
- a CDS encoding GtrA family protein, whose amino-acid sequence is MIEKLFVFTKAQISSGIGGIVDYIIMILCTELLGVHYTVSIAIGGIVGAFINFSLNKSWTFQSKSCNYKYSYWKQLTRFAFVVINSILLKAGGTYYITTFHHISYEFSRIITDLIVSLGINYTLQHYWVFKKSAPNSIKSKL
- a CDS encoding CDP-alcohol phosphatidyltransferase family protein, translating into MRNKLSRDKIETLNTISKGRHRTNLLKVQEQKALAFLVEHTPSCITPNMLTSIGMVGSIITAGSFVLAAYIHINYLLLGILGFAINWLGDSLDGRIAYYRKTPRKWYGFSLDITVDWITTILIGLGYVIYVDGPWKFLGFGFVVMYGWEMITTLLRYKITDKYSIDSGLFGPTEVRILISMILILEVLIEDSIIYSGVIICIMLFIANLTDTNKLLNMADSRDITDRENKLNKGDD